The proteins below come from a single Methanospirillum lacunae genomic window:
- a CDS encoding nucleotide exchange factor GrpE produces MINSADEGAPQEPREDQGEVGELIPEESPPQDERTPLEILQGEYDDLHNRYLRLAADFENFRKRSARDIESRTSSAIERFAKDMLEVADSLERALVAEGSEHEGMNQIKKLLENVLDRQGIGSYESSGEKFDPTRHEAIAYVPSEKDEGIVCDEVCKGYCLNSKVIRPAKVTVSRGNESEQSKE; encoded by the coding sequence ATGATTAATTCCGCAGATGAAGGGGCTCCGCAGGAACCCAGAGAAGATCAGGGTGAAGTCGGAGAACTGATTCCGGAGGAATCTCCCCCTCAGGATGAACGCACTCCCCTTGAGATCCTGCAGGGTGAGTATGATGATCTCCATAACAGATACCTGAGGCTTGCTGCTGACTTTGAAAATTTCAGAAAGAGAAGTGCCCGGGATATAGAATCACGGACAAGCTCAGCAATAGAACGATTTGCTAAAGACATGCTTGAAGTTGCAGATAGCCTTGAACGTGCCCTCGTTGCAGAAGGGTCCGAGCATGAGGGAATGAATCAGATCAAAAAATTGCTTGAAAATGTTCTCGACAGGCAGGGTATTGGCTCATATGAATCATCAGGCGAGAAATTTGATCCAACCCGTCATGAGGCGATTGCCTACGTTCCATCCGAAAAAGATGAGGGGATCGTTTGCGATGAAGTCTGTAAGGGCTACTGCCTGAACAGTAAAGTTATCAGACCTGCTAAAGTTACAGTCTCGCGTGGAAACGAATCAGAACAATCAAAGGAGTAA
- the dnaJ gene encoding molecular chaperone DnaJ encodes MVAGDYYDRLGVSRTADDKEIKKAYRNLARKYHPDVNKDPGAEDKFKEINEAYSVLSDSQKRAQYDQMGHENFTNASKGSYGGGGYSGGFNADFSGFGDIFDFASDIFGGFGGGRQRGPRRGDDLLMRMDISLKDATFGLDKEIEVMHAEACQTCEGTGSENRNLKNCPKCGGSGQIRQQTQTPFGNFVRQGTCDLCHGRGKVPEKPCSTCHGTGHAKVRRKVAVHIPAGVDTGMRLRMEGYGEAGDHGAPNGDLYIEMHVKPETRFQREGDNLGTKVQISPAQAVLGTTVELETIDNRKLEVKIPAGTQGGKRLRVSGEGIRRRGRHGDLLVLVEVVIPKNVHGETKELYEKILAFEGHTPKGNGDKKGFFESILGS; translated from the coding sequence ATGGTTGCGGGAGATTATTACGACAGACTCGGCGTCTCACGGACAGCCGATGATAAAGAGATAAAGAAAGCCTACCGCAACCTTGCCCGGAAATACCACCCAGACGTAAACAAGGATCCCGGGGCTGAAGACAAATTCAAGGAGATCAATGAGGCGTACAGTGTCCTCTCTGATTCCCAGAAGCGGGCCCAGTATGATCAGATGGGACACGAAAACTTCACCAACGCCTCCAAGGGATCCTACGGCGGGGGCGGATACAGCGGCGGGTTTAACGCAGACTTCTCAGGATTCGGCGACATCTTCGACTTTGCCAGTGACATCTTTGGAGGGTTCGGTGGTGGAAGGCAGCGTGGTCCACGCAGAGGTGATGACCTTCTCATGCGCATGGACATCTCACTCAAAGACGCCACATTCGGACTCGACAAAGAGATCGAAGTGATGCATGCCGAGGCTTGTCAGACATGTGAAGGTACCGGCAGCGAGAACCGGAACCTCAAGAATTGCCCAAAGTGCGGTGGGTCAGGGCAGATAAGGCAACAGACCCAGACACCATTTGGTAATTTTGTCAGGCAGGGAACATGTGATCTCTGTCATGGGCGGGGTAAGGTTCCGGAAAAACCCTGCTCTACTTGTCATGGGACAGGACATGCAAAAGTCCGCAGGAAAGTTGCGGTCCATATCCCTGCCGGTGTTGATACGGGAATGCGTCTGAGAATGGAGGGATACGGCGAGGCCGGAGACCATGGTGCGCCAAACGGTGACCTGTACATAGAGATGCATGTCAAGCCAGAAACCCGATTCCAGCGTGAAGGAGATAATCTTGGGACCAAGGTTCAGATCTCCCCTGCCCAGGCAGTACTCGGAACCACAGTTGAGCTCGAAACAATCGATAATAGAAAACTCGAGGTCAAGATACCTGCTGGGACACAGGGAGGAAAACGGCTAAGGGTTTCAGGAGAAGGAATCAGACGCCGTGGCAGACACGGAGATCTGCTGGTGCTTGTTGAGGTTGTTATACCAAAGAATGTTCATG
- the dnaK gene encoding molecular chaperone DnaK encodes MASEKILGIDLGTTNSCMSIMEGGKAVVIPNAEGGRTTPSVVAFTKDGERLVGSLAKRQAITNHQNTIISVKRSMGTDKKFSLNGKNFSPQEISAMILQKLKSDAEAYLGEEIKKAVITVPAYFNDAQRQATKDAGTIAGLEVLRIINEPTASALAYGIDKEEDKTVLVYDLGGGTFDVSILTLGDGVFEVKATAGNNHLGGDDFDKLVTDFLVEEFKKKEGIDLTKDPMAMQRLRDASENAKIELSQKQKTNVNLPYITTDSSGPKFLDIDLTKSKFEQLIGNLVESTIGPVKQALSDAGMTPSDIDHVLLVGGSTRVPLVQQKVKEILGKEPDKGINPDECVAVGAAIQGGVLGGETSDIVLLDVAPLTLSIETLGGIATPIIDRNTTIPTKKSQVFSTAADNQTSVEIHVVQGERKLAADNFTLGKFMLTGIPPAPRGIPQIEVTFDIDANGIIHVSAKDLGTGNEQKITIKGSKKLSDDEIERMVDDAKKFEEEDTKKKEEIEVRNSADMAVFSAEKLLKESDDKIEEADKTKVREQIDAVKKALEGTDSEQIKKAMEELTEAVYTITTKIYQKVQQEQAAQQQAGGTGEQQNSGPADDNVVDADFTEKKE; translated from the coding sequence ATGGCTAGTGAAAAAATTCTGGGTATCGATCTGGGAACAACCAACTCATGCATGTCAATCATGGAAGGTGGAAAAGCTGTCGTCATCCCCAACGCAGAAGGTGGCAGAACCACTCCATCGGTTGTTGCATTTACCAAGGATGGAGAAAGACTTGTCGGGAGTCTTGCGAAGCGCCAGGCAATAACCAACCATCAGAACACCATAATTTCAGTAAAACGGTCCATGGGAACTGACAAGAAGTTCAGTCTCAATGGAAAGAACTTCAGTCCGCAGGAGATCTCTGCAATGATTCTTCAGAAACTCAAGAGTGATGCTGAAGCATATCTTGGGGAAGAGATCAAGAAGGCAGTCATTACTGTCCCTGCTTACTTCAATGATGCACAGCGTCAGGCAACAAAGGACGCAGGAACCATTGCAGGACTTGAAGTACTCCGAATCATCAATGAACCGACTGCAAGTGCCCTTGCATATGGCATCGACAAAGAAGAGGACAAGACAGTATTAGTGTACGACCTTGGTGGCGGTACATTCGATGTTTCAATCCTGACCCTTGGTGACGGAGTCTTTGAAGTTAAGGCAACTGCGGGAAACAATCACCTTGGTGGTGACGACTTTGATAAACTTGTCACCGACTTCCTGGTCGAGGAATTCAAGAAAAAAGAAGGTATAGACCTCACCAAGGATCCAATGGCAATGCAGCGGCTCCGTGATGCGTCCGAAAATGCAAAGATCGAACTTTCTCAGAAACAGAAGACCAATGTAAATCTGCCATACATCACTACCGACTCAAGTGGTCCGAAATTCCTGGACATCGATCTGACAAAGTCCAAATTCGAACAGCTCATCGGGAATCTGGTTGAGAGCACCATTGGCCCGGTCAAGCAGGCACTTTCAGACGCTGGTATGACCCCATCAGATATCGATCACGTGCTGCTTGTTGGGGGGTCAACCCGTGTACCGCTCGTTCAGCAGAAAGTTAAGGAAATCCTTGGAAAAGAGCCAGACAAGGGAATCAACCCAGACGAGTGTGTTGCAGTCGGCGCAGCAATCCAGGGTGGAGTCCTTGGTGGTGAAACCAGTGATATCGTTCTGCTGGATGTTGCCCCACTGACACTTTCAATCGAGACCCTTGGAGGAATCGCAACCCCGATCATCGACAGGAATACAACCATCCCGACCAAGAAGAGCCAGGTATTCTCAACTGCAGCAGACAATCAGACATCAGTCGAGATCCATGTCGTGCAGGGTGAGCGAAAACTCGCAGCAGACAACTTCACTCTCGGAAAGTTCATGCTGACCGGTATTCCACCAGCTCCCAGGGGTATCCCACAGATCGAAGTAACCTTCGACATTGATGCAAATGGTATCATTCACGTATCTGCCAAAGATCTTGGAACTGGAAACGAGCAGAAGATTACGATCAAAGGGAGTAAGAAACTCTCAGATGATGAGATCGAGCGGATGGTAGACGACGCGAAGAAGTTCGAGGAAGAAGACACCAAGAAGAAAGAAGAGATCGAGGTCCGGAATAGTGCTGACATGGCTGTCTTCTCTGCAGAAAAACTCCTCAAAGAGTCTGATGACAAGATTGAAGAGGCAGATAAAACCAAGGTCCGTGAACAGATTGATGCAGTAAAGAAGGCACTTGAAGGCACAGATTCAGAACAGATCAAGAAGGCTATGGAAGAACTGACCGAGGCTGTCTACACAATCACTACCAAGATCTACCAGAAAGTCCAGCAGGAACAGGCTGCCCAGCAGCAGGCCGGAGGAACAGGAGAACAGCAGAATTCCGGACCTGCAGACGATAACGTGGTTGATGCAGATTTCACTGAGAAGAAGGAGTGA
- a CDS encoding ferritin-like domain-containing protein, translating to MGTKGRMIVGMDANELIRLLNKALSDEWLAYYQYWVGAKVVKGPTKDAVMTELVQHATEELAHADMIALRIIQIGGIPVLEPKEWYNLTNCGYEVPSDPFVREILKQNIKGERCAIETYNNLLSVVKDKDPITYNMILTIISQEVEHEEDLQGLLEDLEVILK from the coding sequence ATGGGAACGAAAGGACGTATGATTGTTGGTATGGATGCTAATGAGCTCATTAGGCTGCTCAACAAAGCATTGAGTGATGAATGGCTTGCGTACTACCAATACTGGGTTGGAGCCAAGGTTGTTAAAGGGCCGACCAAAGATGCAGTGATGACTGAACTTGTCCAACATGCAACCGAAGAACTCGCTCATGCAGACATGATTGCTCTCCGAATTATCCAAATTGGGGGTATTCCTGTCCTTGAACCAAAAGAATGGTACAATCTGACTAACTGTGGATATGAAGTCCCGTCTGATCCCTTTGTTAGAGAGATTCTTAAGCAGAATATTAAAGGTGAACGATGTGCGATCGAGACCTACAATAACCTTCTGTCTGTTGTCAAAGACAAGGATCCAATTACATACAATATGATCCTGACCATCATATCACAGGAGGTTGAACATGAAGAAGATCTTCAGGGTCTGCTGGAGGATCTTGAAGTAATCCTGAAATGA